The genomic region CTGAAACTGTCAGTCTCATGCATCTGAGTCAGAAGTCATTTAACCCTTTCTCAGCAGGGTAGGGAGAtcttcaaacacttttttttcagggaaaaaaaaaattaaaagcccaCAGATCAGATCCACGCTTAGTGCCTGCCAACAATTGCACGTGTCGCTGACAGTTTGCAAAGATTTCTCATCTAAAAGGGTGCTGAGGAATGCTTTCTGCTCAGTACTTCGGAGGCACCCAGGTACTCCAGAAGTAGCAGGAGGTTCAGGTCAGGAAGAAGTTTTAGCAAATTTATGATAACGAACAAAACTGCCATGAAGAAGCATTCACAgattaatttgcttttactagTGGTTTCTGCTCTCAGTGCCTTACTGGCCGAAATATTCCCACTTCTTTTACTGTTCAAAGCTCTGCTTGGGCTAAAGGTTCAATACCATCTTATGCCAGTCAAAATGTATGCTGCAGCTCCCCCTCTTCTTTTTGGTGTTGGCACGAGCAGAACTGGAAACGGTTCTTGCAGAACAGCATATTTtggatttgggttttgtggggttttttggctaGGTGGGTTTTCAAGGAGATGAATGCTCTGCATCTGATCCTCCCCACCGCAGTACAGTCGCTGGTACTGACAtggggaaaacagcagcaacacatACCCAGAGGTTGGGTTGCTCCTTTTGGCAGTGACACAAAGTGAGTGTTGCAGAGTGACCCTGAAATAGTGCAGGATCCTCAAGGAGCGCTTCCACTTCAGATCTGGTACTCCAACACCTACAAAGCCCACAGCAGCTACACCTCAGCCGTCCCACACCACAGCGCACCGTTACAGCTGTGCACACCAGACCCTTGCCTGATCTTCTCGATATGATACCTGGCACCTAATTGCTGGAGGCTGCGAGAACTCTCTCTGAAGGCAGAAACAGTTTTGACTTACTGGaaaatctccttttcttccaaactCTGCATGTTTGCACCTgtcctctcctctctgcctggTTTCCTCTTTTTCAGGCCAACAAAAACCCCTTTTTCAGTGACTGGCCTGCCCCTCAGCAGGCTCTCCCTCACCTTCTCCTGCCCCCGAGGAGGCTGGCAATCACACCCCGAAGCCTACCTTGCTGGAAACAGCTTTATCCCACACGATGGATGGTTTCTTCTGCCATGGCAGAGAAGAACAAGGGAAGATGGTTTGTACAAGGGCATCATTCCACAGCGCGTTTTCTCTAATAACAAAACTCTTCCCAAACCCTCCATCTCCCAGCCCCTGTCCTGCCCAAAGGCTGCACACGCAACCCCCACAAGCTGATGAAGCCATGGAGAAAATTTATGCAACATTGCAAGGACTAAGGCAGGGTGCCAGCTGGAAAGGGTCATCATTCAGTCCCTTCCCATCCTTACAAGCCTGCAGCTCAGAGGCAGCAAAGGGGAGGATGCTTGAGAGGTGAAGGCTGCCCATGCACAGCACCCACTGGGTGCCACGATCAGGCACCAAGTCTGTAAACCAAAAAAGATCTCTATATAATCCCACctatttataaaattaatagCTTAAAACAGACTTTCTGTTATTGGTTGTACAAATAATGCTCAGATTCATGTTTAGGCAAAGCACAGAATGCAGATCTATGACAACTGACAAATCCTAGGCAAACAGCTCTCCAAAATCACTGCAGTTTTCCAATGTGGTGGTATTGATAGCACAGGAAAGCAATTAACTGTTATACACCACTTTCCTTATTGAGAAAGGTGTGTGTAGATAACTTGctgtcatttgcttttcttttcttttttttattaaaaaatactatatATTCAGGAAAAAGTCTATTTAAGCAACTTTTACTTCCTGACTGCACAGAAAGCTCTGTGCTCATCTGTGGCTGACAAGATTAGATCACCAATTTGCAAAAGAACAACCTTTAGGCTCCTGCAAAAGAGGTGGGACATGGAAATGCACTAAATATGGCAGCTCAGGTACTCATTGCAGTCAGCTGCCTTTCTGACATTTTCTAAGGGCACTGATTGTTCCTGAAGATAGCAGGCTTTAGGAAAGCTGATGAGATCCTACACGCATCCCTACTCTTAGTTCCTCCCACTCATGACATGCACAGCTGAACCACTTGTGACTCCTTTGCTGAATTACAACAGCTTATACAGCAaggctgttttaaaataaaccattaatttttgtttccatgCTATCAGTCATCTTGAATGTTATCCCACCATCCGCCAAGTTTCAAGTACTATGTCCATCATCCAAGCTTTCCCCCATCCATCCCAGTCAGACCACACACCCCTGGGGCGCTTCCCAATCGCCCGGAGAAGTGCCAGGCAGCAGCATGACAATTCAAAGTAGCCACCGCCAAATTCTCTCtgcagggtgggaagggggatGGCTGTGCCAGTGGCCACCCCTCACAAAGCTCCTTTGCCTCGCCGCTCACTGCTGCAagccctggctctgcagccccGGTGGGATACTGCCGTGTGCCATTATTCAGCTCACCATGGACTTCCTCGCTGTTAATGTCACGGCATGGTGGGGTCTAACTTCAGCAGCTACAATATCGCTGATTCTCTTGACATAAACCCAGTGGGGACAGAGCAAGGGTGTCACGGGGATGGGCAGACTTGACATAGAAGAACAGGGTAAGAAGAGCTGTCAGCAGTGCAACCGGGAAACAAAGCGAAGTTTATTGCCAGCATTAATTACAAAGCCTCCAGGACGCAGGAGCTTCCTGCCATTTACTGGAAAAACAGGCCATGATTCCTCTCTTGTGCACCATGACATAGGTACTTCcacttttcctccttccacaTTCCCCACCCAGTCTCCCTCTGGCACATCAGCACCATCACAGGCAGGAATCATCCCTAAGTGACTATATCAGTGGATCAAGTTAATCGTATACTCAGCAGAGCCGCTTTCAGCAGCGGCAGGTGTCACTGCATCAGGGCACGCAAGGTAGGTACATCCCATCCCAGGCTAGAGATAAGGTGGAGGTTAAAGTTTAGCACTTTCTGCTGGCAAAAGAATAGCCCCCATCAAAAAACTATGCCCCAAAATCCTTCAGGGGATTCATATTAGTTTGCTGCATTACAAGATGTTCTAAAGCTACTACTAAAAttgaacaaacattaaaaaaacctgtactAAAGTGTAATTTATTCAGTTTAAGCTCAAAGGAGATTCTGCCATTCATTACAGGATTATACATTGGGCCTCGCTGCTGTACTCCAAGATATAGGCAGGGTAAATCTGGTGCTTCTCAAAGATGACAAAGATGGAAGGGTCTGTTGGGTCATCCACGCAGCTGTCATAAAGTCTGTTTGAATTGCCAGCTCTGGGTGGAGGGCGAAGGTATTCGGAGTTTCCCTGAACAAAGTCTCCAACAAGAACGTGAGCTACAAACATGCTGTAGCGACCACTGCGAGAGGAACAGTACTCGTGAGAATAGCTGGCATCTCTGGCAAAGTAGCTTCCTAGGGATCAGAAAAAGCCACAGTAAGACAATTTATCAACCAAGGAACAAACATCTGCCATAAGTCCTTTGGCAGCCAGTGATGCAACAGGTAGCTCTACATGCATCCTTGCAAGGTGTTCCCATATCAGCTTATTTTAAAGCATCAACAGACTCTAGCCACGTTTTGCCATCAACCTGCCAGTCCCACCTGTCCAAGAGCTTTGCTGAACAGCAGCACCTGAGGCAGAGCTGTGTTTTTAGGCCCTCCCGAAATGGGATTGCTGCGGATGCTGCCTGCAACAATGCAGATGCTCGCAGATGAGAGTGCCCTAATGGCAGGAGTGCGGCATTCAGGGACAGTCAGTCAACTCACACCCACCCACCAGCCTGGCTGGGGTCTGCAGCCCGTGCTGCTACAGCCCCTGAACCCACGCTTCTGCACTCGTACCTTTTCCATACATTGTCCCGTGAGTCCCACAGATCCTCCAGTCGAAGTTCTGCTCACAGATGGCAGGCACGTGGCATGGACTTGTCCCATGGAACAGGAGCCGCTCATCCACCCATTTCGATTTACTGAGCTTCTTCATCTGCTCCTTTTGCCTAGGgacaaaacaagaaataataaaaaattaatgacaTGTTACCCTGGTTCAAACGAGGACAATTTCCCAGATCAACTCCTCCTACTTTTGTGTCATGGAGGAACAGTGACACAAACCACTCTCATTGGGGTTACTGCCTGCTTTGCACTTCTGTTGGCACCCTGCTGCACAGCTGGCTCCTTCCAGCAAAACAAGAAGTTCTCAGCATCACTATGGACTGTATCACCCACAACTTCATACCACATGAGAGAGTAAAGAGACAAAAATCTCTTGACTGGGAATTGGTCAGTTCCTAGGTTATATAAACCCTGAATGCATAAATATGATTATAAAACTGAGCTGTATGAAGCCACAGTGAAGACTGTATAATCTCTACCCCTATCTTTATTACATaaaaagtacctttttttttttctttaaactcctATGTGGAAGAGactaaaacaaaaagaataaatttgaGATACTACAGCTCAGTCATGGTGaaggaaaataactttctttttgAATAACACTAGCAAGAACCACACACACAGCGTGTTAGGTTATATGATAAAAGGCTCATTTCCACGCACACAAAAATTACAGAGACAACCCCAATAACCCAGTCACAGAGAGAGGCAGCCCCTGGTccctcccagggctgccccaggggagcCTCAGCCCCAGAGACCAGGGGAACACCCAGCACGGTGAGCAATGGAGAGGGTCCAGAGCAGCTCACGGACATAAGGAAGGTACTGCATGTGAGAATATGGGACTTGTTACAGAACAGAGGGGAAGAACATTTGGGGATTGCACAAGATTTATAATGGGATGTTTAACAGAGGAACTGTaggtgggagaagggagggatcAAGATGGTCTGAGGAGGAACAAACATGGGAAAATAGATGGATAAGCGGGTAAAAAGGGCTGGTTGTGTATAAACAGGCAACTGTCTGGTCAGTAGGCTTGTCTGGCCATGCCCTGTGCCTGATCAGTGCAGTCTGCCCTATCTTCTCATTAAACTGCATTTCTAACTCTTACCTGGGTAATGGACTCTCCAGTCTGTGTGCATGCGCATGTATGGGGGTCTGGGTGCAGAAACTGGAGTGGGACCTTGGGTCACAGGAGCTGCATGTCCACAGCACCAGCAACTGCAGCAAGTGAGGGTATGTGCGTCAGTGTGTGATCACTAGCCCATATCAAGCTGGGCAGCCAGTGAGGAGGGTAACTGGCCTGGGAACCAGGTTTCGGAACAGTCGTAAGTCTGGGCCAGATACTGGAGAGACCAGAAGGTCTGAGCTTGCTTATCGAAGGGACCAGGAGGTCCCAGCCAACCACTGAAGACACCATGCAGTCTACAGAGACCCATTTGCATGTATGTGCGTCTATGCAGAACGTAACTGGAGACAAGAGGACCCAGGGGCCAGGACATTGGTAGGCTGAGTGTCTAAGACCAGCTCCTGGAGGGACCCATACCTGTACGTATGTTCCTGTAACATGTTTTCATCCCAGTCAGCCAGAGGAAGGGAACAGGATAAGGCTGTTGGTGCTGTTTCTGATTGCATGACTGCTGTGCTGTCTGTGTTGGTTCTTGTGACCAGCTGTGTGCATATTCATAcattttgtgtgcatgtgtgtgcttgGGCATGTGTACCGGGAACATGGGCTGAACCTCGCTACCAGCTGGACCCAGGCACACAGATACGTGGCAGTCTCACctctgctgggctgctggaTCTGGCAACTCCTAACGCAGATTGTGGAAGACAATAGATCAGGAAATACCAGTCTTCTGCTACCATCAGggtaatgaaataaaatagatacAAACCACTGAAAAACTTGCCAAAGCGTTGGGTTCTGGATCCTCTGTAGTTGGTGGATGCAGTAATCTTTCATTGTCTTCTCAAACAGCCTCTTAATTTTTCCATATTCACGAGAAGCGTAACTGAGCTGTaccaactgaaaatattaaaaacaccaaaaataAGGTATTACTGATAGTAACAACTCCCAGTCCTTCCAAAGGACTCATTAACCTCCTCGCTTCAGAGGAAAAGCCCTGCCATTAAAATCACAAGCTTCTCCTGTCTTTCCAGGTAACCATCCTCCCCCTACCTTCACCCCCACTCCCCGTGCTGGAAGCACAGGCACTGACTGAGGGAAATTAATGCAATCCCACGCGAGCTTCCTTCAGTGGACACACCTCCACATCTAgattatttttacttcagaGTAACCTAAAGATGAAATGCACAGCAGTattcaggctggagaagagtgAATATCAGTTTCACCTTAGTTTGAAACCCTAGCTCCTTCTAGCACCTTCCCTACAGGGCTAAGCCCTAGTTTTACTACGGCAAATAGCATTTTGCCTCAAATGGATGGAGGAAATATTACAACACCCCTTAAGATGCAATTCATCCAGTTTATCAGAGGATCAGGTGCTTTGGGAGAGTGCAATGGAGAGGTCAGACCAGTAATGGCCAAAAGGGCCTTTCTTATCCTGCGTGGTATATGCAGAGGGTCTCAGAGAGCCTCCCAGGAGACACAGGTCTATTCTGGATGTGAAACTGTCAGTCTGGTTTCACCTCATAGTTGCTTATTTTATAAGACATGTTTCAAAGCCGGGAACATCTCAAGTGCCTTGGGTCATGTTCTCAGAAAAATCAGTATAGGACACAGTTCACCCTACCCATCGGAAAGCTGGAAAGACCTACCTTGAACCCAATATCAGGCAGTGCAGATTGGTCCCATTGTGGAGGACAGACAGAACATGATAGTGTCATGTTTtggctgcagaaaagaaaaaggagcaagTCAGTCCATGATGCTCCTAACCAAATCCCCCTTCTGCAGGATCCAGCCGCTGGCTCTATGGCAGCCTTTGGGTATCCCTGGATTTACTTTTTGTTTGATTTGCTTTCCACATAACCGTTATCCCTTTCTTCAGTTCACATTTCCACCCACATCCTAGTGGCGCTAATGCATCTCTTGGCAGGTCAAGACACTGGTAGTAGAGCTTCAAATGAGAAGTAGCATGCTCCCAGCCAGGTGGTTTACACAACTGTTCCCAGCTAGCCCTCCACATGTGCTGCTTGAACACCTGGGAAACTGGAGCATGagccctcccctctccctccatgCGGCTAGTCATCTTTAAATCGCTGGCCAAAGGGGTGGCATGACCCTACCTGTCCCCAGGACCAAGCCTGCCAGGAGGCTGTGGGTGGCCAGTCAGTGCTCAACAACTTCCAGCACTAATGCCCTCCTGGCATGCATGTTTTAACCCAAGCAATAGGAGCAATAGCATCCATTCAGGAGTTACAGTTTGTTCTCTTTTTGAATCAACCCACCCTTGATTGAACCAACCCTTAAATTGAACCCTTGGCTTCAAATGCACTGTCTGCTGGTGAGTTTCTGAAGCAAAGAGgggtctttttaaaataaagcagtagCACAACTAACTTCTACAGCAGACGTGCTCAAATTCTGTCAAGTTGAACTTCCTTTAAAAACCCATAAGATCGGGTATCCCAAAGAAGCGCATCCAGTTCACTTCATTTAGAggggttttcttctgtgtttttttttatcCTCAGCCTTCCAGGGGATGGCATCTATCTGCTCCACAGTTCTTGGGACTGGCAGTCCCTTGCTCCTACTCTGTGCACAGTTTACTTAGTATTGTTGGGGCGTAAATCAAGGAATAAAAATTCCTTGCACGGTTGCGTCAGCCCTGTGTGGCCTTGCTCTCACAGAGATGACAAACCTACTCTAGGGGTCTCTCACAGCTGCCAGAGACTGTCACCAAACATCCCTCCAGCACACTTCGCAGGAGTGTTGCATAATTTACAAATATTGTCACGACAAAACTTGCCCTTAATCCAGACAGCAAAAGGTAtctaaaaatgaatttaagaaATCTAAAATTTAATTCTAGACAGGTAGGAGGAACTTCTTAGCAGAAAGGTGCTGTCGTCTAGAGACTTTATTAAATAATGAATGTATATTACCTTCTGTCTTGTCCACCTTGAGAGGACAGAAATTTTGGCAGTCGGGCAACTTTTCTTTGAGTCTCATAGATCAAATTTGTTTGGACCAtgtcttgaaagaaaaacacaatgaCTCAATAATTAGATGATGTATTGTCCAGGGACACACTCTTacatgtttagaaaaaataaaaaaggaggcAGCCCTGAATATCACATGGTGGTGCGCTCTCTACCACACCCACCCCACTCCATACTTCAAAACCATTCCCacttgtgctgcttctgcttggAGATCAGCAAGGTCAACCACCTGCTAGCGTAGGTTGTGAGGCTCGGAGGCAACCAACCACCAAATGCACCTGCACGTGCATTCACGCCCAGGCTGTCAGCCAGAGAAAACCACATCTGATGTCAggcctgcagcagggagcagtTTTCAATATGATGGAGGCCATAAATCTAGCTTTCCCAGCAGTGCGGGATTGTTACATAGTGCTAAGAGGGAAGTCTGCTCTCTCTTCTTGGTCCTGTAACAATATCACAGAGCGCATGCTGCGTGACACAGCTAATTATCCATTGTTTCCTGCTTTAAACACCACTCTCTTTATCCATGCCAGGAAACAGATTTAAAGCCTGGAAAGCTATCAGGAATTTTAAGATGGGTAAAtaaattagaaacagaaaagcatttctccttttcccattCTCTCTCTGTGCAACCAGCCCTaaattttcctttgctgcattCTATGCTTTCTCTCCCCCTAACTAGCTTGCAAGATGTCTACCATGGGCTCACTTCTCCACCATTGGACttttcagtgcctttttttttttcccctttctcatttctcatttttagttGTAAAAACCCAAATGCATAAGCCAGATGCCATGAAGTGTTTACTCTCAGCTCATCTTCTGAATACACAATATTGTCAGAGATGATGCTTTTTTGACTGTCGATGCACAAGCCTACAAGCTCAAGCAGGACATCtcaaaactgcaaagaaatgtACATACTGCTCAAGTTCTGCTTGGAGAAAACgtacaggaggaaaaagaccTGTTCAAAGAAACCCAGACATAGGGTGACAACTCTGCGTGAAGAAGACTACCTTAGAGCCAGCTACACTGTGTAATGAACTTAAAACAAGGAAATACTTCACCTTTAAAGTTTAACTCATACTTCTGAGAACCAGCCCTGAATAACACAGTGCCTTTGTGGTCAGCTAGAAATTCCTTCTCCAGATCTGCAGATGTTACGGTGGCAGAGCAGTGATATGGATGCTATAGAAAGAACAAGGAAATTATGCCTGTTAGAAACCAGTCGTTGGTTTAGGTGGCACTGTGGGGAAATACCAGTGTTTCCCCAGGCCCCTATCATGGGATGCCATTTTGAACTAAGGcttcaagcatttttttcttcagcaacagAGGGGTACCCCACAGAGAACAGCTGGCTTGTAACAACAGGAACAAAGCAGCCTTCAGCATGTGTGGTCAGCTTCATCCAAAAGACATCCATCATCTCTGGGAAATGCATCGGCTTTCAATGCCAGTCCTTTGAAAGCTTTCACAGAGTAGAGGTACTGCTTCGAGGGACAATTAATAAGACAAATCTACCCGGGCATCGGAGCAGCACTGCAAGGGCACCAGCAGCATGTGTGAAACACACCAGCTGCAGAACAACGTGCCCTAAATAACTCTCCAAAGATGGCTTAACAAGAGCTTTTGGCATCAACAGTGGATGGATCTCACCTCTTCCCCATACTCAATCCACTGCCCAGAATCATCAAGCCAATACCAGGCGTACTCCATTTCGGGAGCAGACGGATGAGTCAGAAGACACCGCAGGCACAGAAGAGCTGATTAACGTCTGGCTGCTTCCTCGGCTCTAACATCAGAAGAGAAATCCAGATTAAAGTATGGGTCTTTTACAAAGCTGTCAAACTACATGATATCCCTGGTCTAGTCAGAAGTCTAATCACTTCTCAGAAAAGGAGACCCCTTCAGCTGGGAAGTGCAGGTTTAACCCAGAACCGAGGAACTGATGTTTGTACGTTTATGGGGCATGGTAAGCATCACAGAAATTACCCTGACCTCTGTGGCTTGGACCCGggtcactgtttttttctaaaatacatatttctaaaatacacaTTGGAAGAAAATACAACTTGACACAATAAACTCAGCTCATTACATGAAGGCCAGTGGTGCCACCTGGCTAACAGGAGTAAGATTTGGCTTCTAGGCAATGTGTGATCAGCTGCAGAAGTCAGAATGTCTTCAGTGCCTTCTGATAGCATCACCCCTCCTTTAGTGttcaggaaagcaaagctgCCACTCACTCACCGGTGCAGGTGCCCAGGTGCTGGCAGTGGGGTCCTGCAGaggtggcctctgtgagaagagaccgGGGGTGCCCTGTGCTGGACACAGCTGGCTCAACAGACCcactgcagggcacagctgagcccatcagccaagctggtggcacctctgagaaagctgcccagcagtgAGAAGTGGGGGAAAacgtgagagaaacagccctgcaggcaCCCAGGTCAGtgaaaaaggaggggaggaggtgctccaggcactggagcagagattcccctgcagcccatggagataACCATGGTGAAGCCGATTGTCCCCCTGCAACCTGTAGAGGACTGTGGTGGAGCAGATATTCACACTGCAGCCCGTGTAGGACCCCACGCTGCAGCATATGGacatgccctgaaggaagctgcagtcCATAGAGAAAagcccatgccagagcaggcttatcctgaaggactgcagccgGTGTGAAGGAGCCATGCTGGAGCGTGCAAAATTTTTGAGGATGATGGAGTGGCAGAGGGCAACTCTTATGGACTGAGGTCAGTgcccattccccatcccccctGCATCatttggcggggggggggggggcaagggggAGGTGTAAGATTCAgaaatgaaggagtgaagttgagccgGGGAAGAAAGGGGGATAGGCGAAAGTGTTGTTccagtttttggttttgtttcttaccatccaaatctattttaattggcaataaattaactTCACCCAAGTCAAGTCTCTTTTGAGCATGAGagtaattggtaagtgatctccctgtctttatcttaaCCCGTGaacttttccatcttattttctcccctgtcctgttgtggagggggagtgagagagtggctgggtgggcatctggcagccaaCCAAGGTCAAATTCCTTGCAGGGAGTGGAAATCACTTACCAGCAAGATCTCTGATCTGTGCCCTACCCTGGAGACACAGCacctgcaaagaaaagaagctgaaacagGTAGCCACCAATAATTCAAATTCAGAGGATTTTACTTTGCTCGCTGCTGTGCTTCAGCCTCCTTTGAATGTCCCAGTTTGGGATCCAGACAACATTTTTTCTATGCATCTCATCACTTTGCTGCTCCTACAACATTACCCTATGGCGGAGCACATACATGCAGCCGAGACCTGCCCACCTGCCTGCTGTGGAGTTTGCAAGGGTCTGTGGCTGAGCTACTCGGAACTGCTCGAAGAAtttgaacacagtattcaaacAGAAACTGGAAATGAGCATTTATCCGGCTCCGACGCCCTTCATGCTTTGGCAGGGATCACAGGTATTCAGAGCAGGCTAATCAGAGGAAATCATTATAGGAGGAGCTCCCTTATAGAGCTGGTTACAGTACAAAGGTCCACGAACAAAGGCTTGGCAGCCCCTGGACTGACAGAACAAAGAGCGAGGAAGGACCCAAGTCTCCCTTGCAGCCTTAGCTTTTTCCACTACTGTCTTCAGACCACGGTTGCTCTTTGTACGCAGTAACACCAGCCAGGCCTGTTCCTAGAAAAACGCTCCCGATTCATTCTCTCTCAAATCCCATTGCAGGAGGTTCATGAGATCCAGCACTCCGGGAGCTGTTTTTGGATGTggcttctccttctctcctctctgcacagcagcgtgctgctgctgccacagcagaGGATTTTGGAGTTTGTGGATATCGAGTGTGGGATTTGAGGGGGCGGAGGGGAAACGGAGAGGAAAGTGGGGGAATGGGGTGGGATGATGTTTCCAGGCAGCTTTTCTCTATTGTTCCCCCCATCGCTGTTCCCTCTCTTCCCACTCCACAGATGAATGCTAACCCCTGCCGAGACCCAGGGCTCCCAGGCTGCCCTAACCCCATCAGCTTTCCAAAATGTCCAGTTGCGCCCTACTTTCACTTTCACTTTCACTTGCCAGCATTTCTGCCTCTTGCAGAGATTTTCTACTCACCAACTAAGACCAactagaaagaaacagaggtgaAACACTTAAAGAGgacagaaatatttcactggCGAGACAGGTAGTGTCCTTCACATTTTGCTGAAGATTTTGCTATCTGGTCTTGTGCAGCTGAGATACCCtgtaaatttgctttttatatcTCCACAGGAATAGCTTTATACAGAGGAAATTTTATACATAAAAAGCAATCTCATGCCACCTTTTCTCTTACACACTTCCTTCTCATGCGGAAGAAAGGGTGAATTAATGAAGATATAAACACAACTTATGATATGGCTAACTGCAAGCAGTCACCCGTCCAGCAGAGGTTAAAGCCAAGCCCACAAACCATGAAATCCCCAGCTGCCTctgtctccctccctgccctccctcccagctcagCGGCACCCCAGGAAAGCTGTCGGAGCCCGGCACATACCACCTCCCCGTCTCCCCTTCTCACAATCCTGCCGTGGGGCTGCCCAGCCACCGCCCCTGGGAGCTGAGGGCAACAGCCATGTGCTCGCCAGTCGGACAAGCCCTCTGAACCCTTGCTCCGCATGGGAAAGGTCCCCCGGGTGCAATAAGaccttcagaaataaaagatgaCTGGCCTGTGATAGCTCCTCATGAACTCCCGACTGCACGCCTGTACCTTGCTGTCTGTCTCGGAGTCTCTCTCCGCGGGACGTCACAGATGCCTTTCCGCTAGCCACTGACCCTTAGGAAACGGAGCTGAGTAACGTTTCCTTCTGGTTATTGcgccatacacacacacatctgcCAGGCATGAGCAGAGTGGCCAGGCACAGCTGATGGTTTCGGCAGATGCATCAATAAAATCAACATCTCTACGAACTGGCACAGTTTATCCCCATCGCTTGGTTCCTGTCATTGCACACCAGTACTTACCTTGCCCCAGTTCCTCCCATCCTTCCAGTGGTCGGGGGTATTCAGGACCTTTTGCTTTCCAGATTCCTGCTGGGAGCAGCT from Gavia stellata isolate bGavSte3 chromosome 4, bGavSte3.hap2, whole genome shotgun sequence harbors:
- the LOC132316905 gene encoding protein mono-ADP-ribosyltransferase PARP12-like, translated to MEYAWYWLDDSGQWIEYGEEHPYHCSATVTSADLEKEFLADHKGTVLFRAGSQKYELNFKDMVQTNLIYETQRKVARLPKFLSSQGGQDRSQNMTLSCSVCPPQWDQSALPDIGFKLVQLSYASREYGKIKRLFEKTMKDYCIHQLQRIQNPTLWQVFQWQKEQMKKLSKSKWVDERLLFHGTSPCHVPAICEQNFDWRICGTHGTMYGKGSYFARDASYSHEYCSSRSGRYSMFVAHVLVGDFVQGNSEYLRPPPRAGNSNRLYDSCVDDPTDPSIFVIFEKHQIYPAYILEYSSEAQCIIL